One Halobacterium sp. DL1 DNA window includes the following coding sequences:
- a CDS encoding acetyltransferase — MPGPMFADGDRVTLRTVEEEDLEFVQRVRNDPAVRQPLTLNRPANAEQLEEFFENAISSGDGATLIVCRDEEPLGMVALFDEDDVTGTATIAYYLDPDQWGNGYATEAVGLLCEYAFAERRLHKLRAEVIEPNDGSRRVLEKLGFEREGRLRDEKFVRGEHVDIHRFGLLADEWEGV, encoded by the coding sequence ATGCCCGGTCCCATGTTCGCGGACGGCGACAGGGTCACCCTCCGGACCGTCGAGGAGGAGGACCTCGAGTTCGTCCAGCGAGTCCGCAACGACCCCGCGGTGCGCCAGCCGCTCACGCTGAACCGCCCGGCGAACGCCGAACAGCTCGAGGAGTTCTTCGAGAACGCCATCTCCAGCGGCGACGGCGCGACCCTCATCGTCTGTCGCGACGAGGAGCCGCTGGGGATGGTGGCGCTGTTCGACGAGGACGACGTCACCGGCACCGCCACCATCGCCTACTACCTCGACCCAGACCAGTGGGGCAACGGCTACGCCACCGAGGCCGTCGGCCTGCTCTGCGAGTACGCGTTCGCCGAGCGCCGCCTGCACAAGCTCCGCGCGGAGGTCATCGAACCGAACGACGGCTCTCGGCGCGTCCTCGAGAAACTCGGCTTCGAGCGCGAGGGACGCCTCCGCGACGAGAAGTTCGTCCGCGGCGAGCACGTCGACATCCACCGCTTCGGTCTGCTGGCCGACGAGTGGGAGGGGGTCTGA